The segment CATTATTACAAAAGcgaaaaaaaagaaacattaaatattttttattctatttaataacaaatatatattgtacatagcaaaatctgtcaaaataaatttatctaATTATAACAAATAAAATCCGTGAAAAAAGTACAATAGAATTAAACAGTACATTGAGCAAAGCAAAAAACTGACAACTTGCGCAAGAAATTATGCAGACCATacattacaaaaataatactgGAGAATGCGGAGAGCGGATACTATTATAGGTAATACTGGtatgattaaaattaaatttttatattttgtaaagtcTAGTTTAGAAAAACATACATTGTAACACATGAAAGATATTATAATGTTTTCCTTTTCACCTTCCCTAACGGGCATTGAATTTATTCTAACTAGCTGATGGGGTCTTGTAGAGGTTTTCGGCGGATCTTGGGATCTACATAGGCGGCACGGGAAGTGGTCTCCCAGCTGTTGTATATAGATTTTAGCTTAGCATTATCAATCTCTGGCTGGTGTCCCGGAAACGCATGAGAATGTCTTTCTGTAACAGTATCAAATATATGTCACATTAAATAaaggaaaatgatattttacgaCACTGTCAGAACTTCATACGAATTTAGAAATACTACTGCATTTCAAAATAGGAAATAAATATGTCTTTTCGAATAGGACGTGCAGATGAATTATCCACGAGTCTGACTGCATCTTCCAAAAGTAAGACTCCTTGCCAGTAAATGCAGGAGATGGTAGAATTTATATAATAAAGACACATACTGAGTATTGCATGAAATACTTAAATATGCACTAAACTATATAAAACAGAGTTGATCGGGTCCATAAAACATGCAAATCATGCAAGCTGATAAACTAGTAACAAAGTTTTGATTGTAGACAGTCCGGAAATCTAATTTGTTTCAGATGAGCatcttaaaaaatatatatatttcattttacgaTTTTCAACCTGTATGATGTGTATGATTTATGAACCTGGTTGACTCTGTTTTATAAAGTTCAAGTGCATTATATATAAGTATTTACTTTATAAATGCGTTGGCTCAGcacatgaaatatcaaaactgttACAAGAAAGTTAGGAAACTGATAGATTTATCATGCCgcaattattgaaaaaaaaaagttaacttttcaaaaaattatcaacaacaaGTTAAGTTTGTGAAAAACATTACCTTTCAAGTGAATTAATTCTTTAGGAACTCCATATGGTGGTGATTTGTTATAACTGACTCCGTAACTTGACTCGAAGTAATGATCATgctgaaataaattaataataataaaaagttcTGTCAGATGATCATATACTATTATTACACGTATTTCAAAATGCATCATACTATATGAACATTGTTTATAtagtatggggggggggggggggggggttcgcccctctttttatcattatcattataaacATTACACATTGCCATTTGCCATATGTGTTATTAACATTAAttatgtatgctgtatgcccaaGAGGGTCCTAATTTGGAGTAAATAAAGCATATCATGTAGATAGTCCCTAACAAGGTAGTGTATAGGTCCCTGCCCTAACAGAATATTCTATTTTATAGTTGATCGTTACGGGTGTAGTACAGTACTGTGTATAGATCATTAAAACAACAGTCCAACATAATTTGCAATCCTGTGCATTTAATCTCAGGTCATCATACATGCAAACTCGgtagaattttattttaaaagagaaagaaaatggCTAACGAATGCAAAAATGGTTACCACCCTAGAACATTCACAAACCTGTCCTGGGATCTGTTTTGCTTGCTTTGCAATATTGTTATCGAATCTCTCCTCGTTCCAGTTACCGATCAAAGAGTCATTGGAGTACGAATTTTCCTTATTCGTACACCTCCAGCCAAATTGGTCAAATTTACTGCTTTCCGTGCTGTGGGTCCATACTTCAGCCAGACCACTAGCCCTTACCATAGCGCGAAAAGGGGGATCCGTATCAGACACCGACATTATAGAAAAAACGTAAACAATAACCTGACGTAGCGTCTTCCGTTGCTATAACGAGGTCGTGACCTTTAATCATGTGACATTACTGTTTAACGCGGGATAACTCTAAAATAACTTCAGACTCCTTACGGTATATTATACAAGTTAGATAGAGGGAAAATGtcactcaaaatattttaaactgtttaaaaaatatcttaatcAGGACTGGTAATACCCAGATTTGGAACGATCAGCATGTTGATGTTAACTTTCAATCATTtatcatttatctaaaaaagTTAAGCAGTCTTTGTACGACTCTTTTGTTGAAACTTGGAaagatgaaatatatataactCATCCAAGTGTTCTAATTATAGGATGTACAAGACaacttttgattttgaaaatcaCATAACTACACTACCACAGGATTTACTGAATGTATAATTTTTGTCGCTTTAGATGCAGTATCCATAAATTGCCAATTGAATctggtagatttttttttaaagtattgaTAGGCCTGAACAATTATGTACTCTTTGTAACAATCAAGAACTAGGCGATGAATTCCATTACATGTGTCTGTTCAGCTGTActtattttcttcatgaaagGTGTAGATTCTTGACAAAACACATAACTGATTATCGAAATACTATTAGCTATTTAGTGAACTGTAAAGACAAATATACTATGCCGAATTTATCAAGTTAACTAGTAATGCCCACATTTTTATGATATTACCTTCCTGTTGTGTTTCATTCATTGTGTTCAACCTTGTTGTTCTTACCTTTTTTTGTACTTGCTCCATGTGGAGCCTATTagtgaaataaaaagtttcaaaGTTCCCCATCCTCTTTCAAAAGTAAATGTTCGTACATATTGTATGTATGGCCTCTATAATATATTATAGTCAAATGTAAtttatctgataaatctgtTATCGCTTTTTAAAAAGAGCATGCAGACAAAATGCACTTTACTGAATACTGGGGGAAAAATGAATGCCTTCTTACCTCGCCCCTTTTATGTTAGATAGCAATGAATACGTGTACTTCAATCATTATGTAAGAAACGCGTAGCTCTGGTTAAGACGAAGCGGAACTGTATACTACTCACAAATCATCATTTCAACATGGAGGCGGGTGGGTTAaactcaagtttgttcaaataaaggacaATTCCTTTCAATGGGAAACCGATCAGAAAATGTAGTCCGGCACCACTGCTAAGTATGTAGTCCGGTACCACTGCTAAGTATGTAGTCCGGCACCACTGCTAAGTATAAAAAACACTTTAGCGTATTTTAATCATGTTACGTACAATCCTCTTAGTATGGAATTCATTATGAGGATCCAAACTTTCACCATGCAAGGGATAACCAACCTCTGCGTGACGACGTGCGTGGAATCAGTGCCATATTTGTGGCTTGGGGTAATTTATGGAGTGGAGTGGAGTGGAGTCATGGAGTGgaatcaatgaataaaatattcatgtttatcatgtatgaaatatacatttacaaaccACAACACAGGACTTTGATATAGAAATGcttaacaaataaaataaaagaacatgCATTACTGAATTACTCTCATTTggacctatatatatatatacacaagttGGGGACGGGGGAATGGTGCTGAATCAACACATTTcaaagaattatttttataatgaactttaaagttaaagtttaaaatgttgaaagatTTATAATTCTAACCAACtatccatattttttttatatcagcaGTGTATGTTGACAGCATCCTGTCCTCATTTCCTTTCATTATTCCACACAATAAGGTAAACTAATGTGCATTCAATCATTTGCTTTTCCCTTCCTAacttatgtactagtacaccaaaaagtatactaatgaaatgattgatttattgatatattttgtattcaatagaattcaatttgatatcaatttacatattATGAAAGTGTTACAATTGTGTTGTCATTATAATGAGCAGCGCACATTCAGAACAGAGCATGTGGtcttaatgttttcaatgtgCAGATACCACGCATTTAGTGTTACTTGTTTAATTTCCAATGCATAATAAatggcatttttaaaaatcaaaataaacatagtGAAGTGTTTGCTAGCATAATGATAACAGCCAATGATCTAACgattttagatttgtattttagtCTTCATTTATCTATACTTTACGTAGAATGAACAATGTTGATTAAAACGGATAtgatgtattataaatatttctttcttgattGCATAATTAAGTTTCAATATTCATTGCAAAAGTGACAAGTTCCCATGCTCTGAAGGCATGCCCTGTCAGGATAAAGGAAATATCTATCACCATATTAAAGGATGGTGATGAAAACTTTTGTTGAAGTTGGAAATTCCATTGTACAGAAACAATGGAGCAGTCCAACATCTGCAAATAgggtgtgtttgatacaacagaaatattttaattagtaACTCATCTTATGATTGTGCCTAAACTAAATAAGGTATA is part of the Ostrea edulis chromosome 2, xbOstEdul1.1, whole genome shotgun sequence genome and harbors:
- the LOC125680754 gene encoding cilia- and flagella-associated protein 68-like; this encodes MSVSDTDPPFRAMVRASGLAEVWTHSTESSKFDQFGWRCTNKENSYSNDSLIGNWNEERFDNNIAKQAKQIPGQHDHYFESSYGVSYNKSPPYGVPKELIHLKERHSHAFPGHQPEIDNAKLKSIYNSWETTSRAAYVDPKIRRKPLQDPIS